Proteins from a genomic interval of Quercus lobata isolate SW786 chromosome 11, ValleyOak3.0 Primary Assembly, whole genome shotgun sequence:
- the LOC115967494 gene encoding protein DMR6-LIKE OXYGENASE 2-like has product MGEVDSAFIQPIDHRPKLKPIEVTDEIPVLDLSSVFNSENSDQQLISEIGSACQTWGFFQVINHGVPAELLRKVEAVAKEFFAGSFEEKRKVQRDALYPMGYHDSEHTKNVRDWKEVFDFLAHDPTEVPASHEPDDEGIRVLTNQWPQYPPEFREICEEYGREVEKLGFKLLELISLSLGLPEDRLKVFFKDQTSFLRFNYYPPCPSPHLALGVGRHKDGGALSVLAQDDVGGLEVRRKSDGEWIPVKPIPDAYIINIGDAVQVWSNDKYESVEHRVVVNSTKARLSIPFFFFPAHYTMVKPLEELVNEQDPAKYREFNWGKFVANRNRSDFKKQDVENIQISHFRI; this is encoded by the exons ATGGGAGAGGTAGACTCAGCTTTCATACAACCCATTGACCACAGGCCAAAGCTCAAGCCCATCGAGGTAACTGATGAAATCCCAGTTCTTGACCTCTCCAGTGTGTTCAACTCTGAAAACAGTGACCAACAACTCATCTCTGAGATTGGCAGTGCATGCCAGACCTGGGGGTTCTTCCAGGTGATCAACCATGGAGTCCCAGCTGAGCTTCTCAGAAAAGTAGAGGCTGTGGCTAAGGAATTCTTTGCCGGGTCTTTTGAGGAGAAGAGGAAGGTGCAAAGGGACGCGTTGTATCCCATGGGGTACCATGATAGTGAGCACACTAAAAACGTTAGGGACTGGAAGgaggtgtttgattttttggcCCATGATCCCACAGAGGTACCAGCCTCGCATGAACCTGATGATGAGGGAATTAGAGTTTTGACCAATCAGTGGCCTCAGTATCCGCCCGAGTTCAg GGAAATATGTGAGGAGTATGGCCGAGAAGTAGAAAAGCTGGGTTTCAAGTTATTGGAACTTATTTCCCTGAGTTTAGGCTTACCAGAAGATCGACTAAAGGTCTTCTTCAAGGACCAAACCAGCTTTCTCCGGTTCAACTACTATCCTCCATGCCCTTCCCCCCACCTAGCTCTTGGTGTTGGCCGCCATAAAGATGGCGGCGCCTTAAGTGTCCTTGCACAAGATGATGTTGGGGGACTCGAAGTGAGGCGGAAATCAGATGGAGAGTGGATTCCGGTTAAGCCTATCCCAGATGCCTATATCATTAATATTGGTGATGCTGTTCAG GTTTGGAGCAATGACAAGTATGAGAGTGTGGAGCACAGGGTGGTGGTGAATTCTACCAAGGCAAGACTGTCTattccattcttcttcttcccagCCCATTATACCATGGTGAAACCTCTAGAGGAGCTAGTCAATGAACAGGACCCTGCCAAATACAGAGAATTCAACTGGGGAAAATTTGTTGCCAATAGAAACCGAAGTGATTTCAAAAAGCAAGATGTGGAAAACATCCAAATTTCTCATTTTAGAATATAA
- the LOC115969381 gene encoding uncharacterized protein LOC115969381 codes for MEEENKQLLNDEKEKEAVKPKPQTEEEEEAKSETPKKASHGGGGGGGGGGWGGWGFSNLSVFSDLQKAAEEISRNAAAVAQTAAKSISDMQIADEDTESSKDEEEAEDSTNEKESEDDKDKIRKAALDKLEKASDESIFGQGLKVLDNSVENLASGAWQALGSAWRGGSDFVHKIEHSAVNLAESIQHGGLPAPGSVAPSILETGKAFTAKGMQVLELVGKETIDLLITETGIEVEKNSKETEQQTDEDQLYEEVTFDRCFYIYGGPEQLEELEALSNHHGLLCNRRKAKLSSEQRPAFDGKLKQVQQIFSLSTEMDGNGVETDKGKKVESGAEGSDDEMKKLHDSSVSKAADMAVGFTNALAGVAVNDMIQRTAGRIDSLHSEGVHRLSEMCCFAVSQLLMLGKSILSNASKVQDEVADEDIAKIDWPEDSVEKAKIIRTKAQSMTGYVEAVSNSFITGISDVTEAYLAAIKGATAESHEVIPQTSIQEKANAFSEHLRADRITAVCKIQDGLQYLSYVVLSTSMPPA; via the exons ATGGAGGAAGAGAACAAACAGTTACTGAAcgatgagaaagaaaaagaagcagtAAAACCGAAACCacaaacagaagaagaagaagaagcgaaATCGGAAACACCGAAAAAAGCCAGTcacggtggtggtggtggcggaggaggaggagggtgGGGCGGTTGGGGTTTCTCTAATCTCTCTGTTTTCTCAGATCTTCAAAAGGCCGCTGAAGAAATCTCTCGTAAT GCTGCTGCTGTTGCTCAGACCGCAGCTAAAAGCATTTCAGACATGCAAATTGCAGATGAGGACACTGAATCTTCTAAGGATGAGGAAGAGGCAGAAGACTCGACCAATGAAAAGGAAAGTGAAGATGATAAAGACAAGATACGGAAAGCTGCTTTGGATAAGTTGGAGAAAGCTAGTGACGAGTCAATCTTTGGCCAG GGTTTGAAGGTTCTTGACAATTCTGTAGAGAATTTGGCTTCTGGAGCATGGCAAGCGTTAGGAAGTGCATGGAGAGGGGGTTCAGATTTTGTTCACAA GATTGAGCATTCTGCTGTTAACCTGGCAGAATCTATTCAGCATGGTGGATTACCAGCACCTGGCTCTGTTGCACCATCAATATTAGAG ACTGGAAAAGCTTTTACAGCAAAGGGAATGCAAGTGCTTGAACTTGTAGGCAAGGAGACCATTGATCTACTAATTACTGAGACTGGTATTGAAGTTGAGAAGAATTCAAAAGAAACTGAACAACAAACTGATGAGGATCAGTTGTACGAGGAAGTGACATTTGATCGATGCTTCTACATATATGGAGGTCCAGAACAGTTGGAG GAGCTGGAGGCATTGTCCAACCATCATGGCCTGTTATGTAACCGAAGAAAAGCAAAATTATCATCGGAACAGAGACCTGCATTTGATGGGAAGCTTAAACAGGTCCAGCAAATTTTTAGTTTGAGTACTGAAATGGATGGAAATGGTGTAGAGacagacaaagggaagaaagtaGAGTCTGGGGCTGAGGgaagtgatgatgagatgaagAAATTACACGACTCAAGTGTTAGCAAGGCTGCTGACATGGCTGTGGG GTTCACTAATGCATTAGCAGGAGTAGCTGTTAATGATATGATCCAAAGGACTGCTGGCAGAATAGACTCGCTTCACTCAGAGGGAGTTCAT aGACTCTCAGAAATGTGCTGTTTTGCTGTTTCTCAACTGTTGATGCTTGGTAAATCCATTCTTTCTAATGCTAGCAAAGTTCAGGATGAAGTTGCTGATGAGGATATTGCCAAAATTGACTGGCCTGAGGATTCTGTTGAAAAAGCTAAGATAATCAGAACAAAGGCACAGTCAATGACAGGATATGTGGAAGCTGTTTCCAACAGCTTTATTACAG GCATATCGGACGTAACGGAAGCTTATTTAGCAGCCATAAAGGGTGCCACAGCTGAATCCCATGAAGTTATTCCACAAACTTCAATCCAGGAAAAAGCCAATGCTTTCTCTGAACATCTGCGTGCAGATCGGATCACAGCTGTGTGCAAAATCCAGGATGGGCTCCAATATTTATCTTATGTAGTCCTTTCAACCTCCATGCCTCCTGCTTGA